Proteins encoded together in one Candidatus Methylomirabilota bacterium window:
- a CDS encoding VOC family protein: MDRGLRHLALRTRDLRRTERFYRDVLGLARAFDHPGMLFLETPGGRDLLNFVGTRRRFDPAAGGLDHFGLHIPPARWREVRERVKRAGVRIRGRRGRTAIYIADPNGYTVELYCD, translated from the coding sequence ATGGATCGCGGCCTCCGCCACCTCGCCCTCAGGACCCGGGACCTCCGGCGCACCGAGCGCTTCTACCGCGACGTGCTGGGTCTCGCGCGGGCCTTCGACCACCCCGGGATGCTCTTTCTCGAGACGCCGGGGGGCCGCGATCTCCTGAACTTCGTCGGGACGCGACGGCGGTTCGACCCGGCGGCCGGCGGGCTCGACCACTTCGGCCTCCACATCCCGCCCGCCCGGTGGCGGGAGGTCCGCGAGCGCGTGAAGCGCGCCGGCGTCAGGATCCGCGGCCGGCGCGGGCGGACCGCGATCTACATCGCCGACCCGAACGGCTACACCGTCGAGCTCTACTGCGACTGA
- a CDS encoding TIGR03619 family F420-dependent LLM class oxidoreductase, with protein sequence MVKRGFQVLNSGPLATREPVLEAARRAEALGYDALVVTDHIVIPRRIESRYPYNATGRIAVPPDADYLEPLSMLCFLAGATARIRFGPSVLVAPYRNPVLTAKMLATADVLSGGRLFVGVGVGWMREEFEVMGAPPFEARGAVTDEWLQLFVKLWTEDAPVFEGKYYRVRDIGCFPKPVQKPHPPIFVGGNSRPAIRRAARYGQSWHAFRVPAGELPAHLAYLGEQVKANGRPPGACGLSVRYGVRVVGAGGDAARRPPEEPGRVFVGTAAQVVEQLKPVVALGPTHAIFDCRTGSRAEVLETMERLADEVWPKLG encoded by the coding sequence ATGGTCAAGCGCGGGTTCCAGGTATTGAACTCGGGACCGCTCGCGACCCGCGAGCCCGTGCTCGAGGCGGCGCGCCGCGCCGAGGCGCTCGGCTACGACGCGCTCGTCGTCACCGACCACATCGTGATCCCGCGGCGGATCGAGTCGCGGTACCCCTACAACGCCACGGGGCGCATCGCCGTGCCGCCGGACGCGGACTACCTGGAGCCGCTCTCGATGCTCTGCTTCCTCGCGGGGGCGACGGCGCGGATCCGCTTCGGGCCCTCCGTGCTCGTCGCGCCCTACCGGAACCCGGTGCTGACGGCGAAGATGCTCGCGACGGCGGACGTGCTGTCGGGCGGGCGGCTCTTCGTCGGCGTCGGCGTCGGCTGGATGCGCGAGGAGTTCGAGGTCATGGGCGCGCCGCCGTTCGAGGCGCGCGGCGCCGTCACCGACGAGTGGCTCCAGCTCTTCGTCAAGCTGTGGACCGAGGACGCCCCGGTGTTCGAGGGGAAGTATTATCGCGTGCGCGACATCGGCTGCTTCCCCAAGCCCGTCCAGAAGCCGCACCCGCCGATCTTCGTCGGCGGCAACAGCCGGCCGGCGATCCGCCGCGCCGCGCGCTACGGCCAGAGCTGGCACGCGTTCCGGGTCCCCGCCGGCGAGCTCCCCGCGCACCTCGCGTACCTCGGCGAGCAGGTGAAGGCGAACGGCCGGCCGCCGGGGGCGTGCGGGCTCAGCGTGCGCTACGGCGTCCGCGTCGTCGGCGCCGGCGGCGACGCCGCGCGGCGACCCCCCGAGGAGCCCGGGCGCGTCTTCGTCGGCACGGCCGCGCAGGTCGTCGAGCAGCTCAAGCCGGTCGTCGCCCTCGGCCCGACGCACGCGATCTTCGACTGCCGGACGGGCTCCCGGGCCGAGGTGCTCGAGACGATGGAGCGCCTGGCCGACGAGGTCTGGCCCAAGCTCGGCTGA